In one Limosilactobacillus oris genomic region, the following are encoded:
- a CDS encoding Mur ligase family protein yields the protein MSFKSSVAAGVGHLSYSVLHDVFNRGSSLPGLIALKIDPDILYHYKDRYDFVIVGGTNGKTTATALAVQALKQKYSDVLYNPTGSNMKRGIATIFVSAPKPKKKGLAVLEVDEANIVRIVKYFKPKAFVFTNLFRDQLDRYSELYATWDRMLEGVRMAPNATIIANADDPIFNSVDLPNPRVWYGFDDQPMGDLEAPSNTDGVVCPKCHHIIHYGFITYGGLGAYFCPNCGHKRPALDYRVTAVDEMTSADSTVKFDDYEFKIPVGGSYNIYNALAAYSLSRFMGVDQEAIKTAFEKSPEIFGRQERVQIGDKEMVIIMVKNQIGVDTVLDMIKTDKDPFSFAFMLTALPADGEDTSWIWDCNFETLKEHDIPYYLVGASNYKDAATRFKFGGFTDVNVEPDPAKLIDRIKEMPTKRLYVVTCYTAMRQLRKALAEQKLIDGGME from the coding sequence ATGTCTTTCAAAAGCTCTGTCGCGGCAGGAGTTGGACACCTCTCCTACTCTGTCCTCCACGACGTTTTTAACCGTGGGAGCTCCCTCCCCGGCCTCATCGCTCTGAAAATCGATCCGGATATTTTATACCACTACAAGGACCGTTACGACTTTGTAATCGTTGGTGGAACGAACGGTAAAACGACCGCCACCGCCCTCGCCGTCCAGGCCCTCAAGCAAAAGTACTCGGACGTCCTCTACAACCCGACCGGTTCAAACATGAAGCGGGGAATCGCCACGATCTTCGTGTCCGCTCCTAAGCCGAAGAAGAAGGGCCTGGCCGTCCTGGAAGTCGACGAAGCCAACATCGTCCGGATCGTTAAATACTTTAAGCCGAAAGCCTTCGTCTTTACCAACCTTTTCCGGGATCAGCTCGACCGGTACAGCGAACTGTACGCCACCTGGGACCGGATGCTGGAAGGTGTCCGGATGGCGCCGAACGCAACGATTATTGCCAACGCCGACGACCCGATCTTTAACTCCGTCGACCTGCCAAACCCCCGCGTGTGGTACGGTTTTGACGACCAGCCAATGGGTGATTTGGAAGCCCCATCTAATACTGACGGGGTCGTTTGTCCGAAGTGCCACCACATCATCCACTACGGCTTCATCACCTACGGCGGGCTCGGCGCCTACTTCTGTCCTAATTGTGGTCACAAGCGGCCAGCACTGGACTACCGGGTTACGGCCGTTGACGAAATGACCTCAGCGGACTCCACCGTCAAGTTTGATGATTACGAATTCAAGATTCCGGTAGGGGGCTCCTATAACATTTACAATGCCCTCGCCGCTTACTCCCTGTCCCGCTTCATGGGGGTTGACCAGGAAGCAATCAAGACGGCCTTTGAAAAGAGCCCCGAAATTTTCGGTCGGCAGGAACGGGTCCAAATTGGCGACAAGGAAATGGTCATTATCATGGTCAAGAACCAGATCGGGGTCGACACCGTCCTGGATATGATTAAGACCGACAAGGATCCCTTCTCCTTTGCCTTTATGCTGACGGCTTTGCCTGCCGATGGCGAAGATACCTCCTGGATTTGGGACTGTAACTTCGAAACGTTAAAAGAACACGATATTCCTTACTACCTGGTCGGCGCGTCGAATTACAAGGACGCCGCTACCCGGTTCAAGTTTGGCGGCTTTACCGACGTTAACGTGGAACCCGATCCGGCCAAGCTGATCGACCGCATTAAAGAGATGCCAACGAAGCGTCTCTACGTGGTCACCTGTTACACCGCGATGCGTCAATTGCGGAAAGCCCTGGCCGAACAAAAATTAATCGATGGGGGGATGGAATAA
- a CDS encoding 2-keto-3-deoxygluconate permease — translation MFIGACINSLFPSWLKIGGFTTPLAQGSGALVGAFLFVIGGSISFRSTGAAIKRGGTIILTKVIVAVALGLFVGKVLNNNFLGLSALAIIGTMSCANNAMYAGIVHDFGDNIDEAAVGITILAVGLYITMIALASSGLASFSLITLVATILPLLVGMVLANLFPAIKKILNDGMNASIVVVGSALGCTMNFQQIFTGGLSGILLGFVVTFVGGICAILADKLTGGSGVAGAAISSCAGANMATPAALAAVDASYKSVVGTATAQITAAVVVTAITSKKQRNRFKH, via the coding sequence ATGTTTATCGGAGCGTGTATTAACTCCCTCTTCCCTTCATGGCTGAAAATAGGTGGTTTTACCACCCCGTTAGCGCAAGGGTCTGGCGCGCTTGTCGGGGCATTCCTTTTCGTTATTGGTGGTTCCATCTCGTTCCGGTCTACCGGTGCTGCAATCAAACGCGGTGGAACGATTATTTTAACCAAGGTGATTGTTGCGGTCGCCCTCGGCTTATTCGTCGGCAAAGTTCTTAATAATAATTTTCTTGGCCTGAGTGCATTAGCAATTATTGGCACAATGTCTTGTGCTAATAACGCCATGTATGCCGGAATCGTCCACGACTTTGGCGATAATATCGATGAGGCTGCCGTTGGAATTACCATTCTAGCCGTTGGCCTGTATATTACAATGATTGCTTTAGCCTCCTCGGGCTTGGCTTCGTTCTCACTTATTACACTGGTCGCCACCATCCTCCCCCTGCTAGTGGGGATGGTGCTGGCTAACCTCTTCCCGGCGATTAAGAAAATCCTGAATGATGGCATGAATGCCTCAATCGTTGTCGTTGGCTCTGCGTTAGGGTGTACGATGAACTTCCAGCAAATATTCACTGGTGGTTTATCCGGCATCCTCCTAGGCTTTGTCGTTACCTTTGTCGGTGGTATCTGCGCGATTCTTGCCGACAAATTAACCGGTGGTTCTGGGGTCGCTGGTGCCGCAATTTCTAGCTGTGCCGGTGCAAATATGGCGACCCCGGCTGCGTTAGCGGCAGTTGATGCTAGTTATAAATCAGTAGTCGGGACCGCAACCGCGCAAATTACTGCCGCTGTTGTTGTTACCGCCATAACAAGCAAAAAGCAGCGCAATAGGTTCAAACACTGA
- a CDS encoding phosphopentomutase, translating into MTKFKRVILVVVEGLGLGAAPDAAAFSDSGADTLGHLAGHFRARLQLPVLQSLGLMALHPGAFTQPAVQGHSYYGRLRQMASGKSALEDYWELLGAVSTQEPTAYPSGFSATFVHQLERQFHRPVLVNAPYQLQHLLEDYGDIQVATDGLLVSTSGGSDMVVSAHAATITGDEFARLGRFIRHWFDEESSGLLQQVTMLPFAGGPGRYYYRPTEQQIFYMRPPQPTVVERIWAAHQPVKVIAGMTAFSDLQTSLREETATGLYMVPVHEIDRAGYQRDPEKSGQRLMEVDRHLAEVLPLVRTDDLLLITANHGNDPAFAGEGSTREWLPLLAYSPSLRGGRLADRSTLADIAATIQDVLGLADDQARGYGHSFRSLLL; encoded by the coding sequence ATGACTAAATTCAAGCGAGTCATTTTAGTAGTTGTGGAGGGCCTGGGGTTGGGCGCGGCTCCCGACGCCGCCGCTTTCTCGGACAGCGGTGCGGATACCCTTGGTCACTTAGCGGGACATTTCCGTGCCCGTCTCCAGTTGCCAGTTTTACAGAGCCTGGGCTTGATGGCTCTCCACCCAGGGGCTTTCACTCAGCCGGCCGTTCAGGGTCACAGCTATTACGGCCGGTTAAGGCAGATGGCTTCTGGGAAATCAGCGCTTGAGGACTACTGGGAATTGCTGGGGGCTGTTAGCACGCAGGAACCCACCGCCTATCCCAGCGGTTTTTCAGCCACCTTCGTTCACCAGCTGGAACGGCAATTTCACCGGCCGGTATTAGTCAATGCTCCTTACCAGCTTCAGCACCTGCTCGAAGACTATGGTGACATCCAAGTAGCCACTGACGGCCTGCTGGTCAGCACTAGCGGAGGTTCAGACATGGTAGTCAGCGCGCACGCGGCCACGATTACGGGCGATGAGTTTGCCCGGCTTGGCCGGTTCATTCGTCACTGGTTCGATGAAGAGAGCAGTGGCCTCCTCCAGCAGGTAACCATGCTCCCCTTTGCTGGGGGACCGGGTCGGTATTACTACCGCCCAACAGAGCAACAGATTTTTTATATGCGGCCGCCCCAACCGACAGTGGTTGAACGGATCTGGGCTGCCCACCAGCCAGTAAAAGTTATTGCTGGTATGACGGCGTTTTCTGATTTGCAAACGTCATTGCGGGAAGAGACAGCCACCGGCTTGTACATGGTCCCCGTTCATGAAATTGACCGGGCTGGCTACCAGCGGGATCCGGAGAAAAGTGGTCAGCGTTTGATGGAAGTCGACCGCCACTTGGCAGAAGTACTACCGTTGGTCCGCACTGACGACTTATTATTAATCACGGCTAACCACGGTAATGATCCGGCCTTTGCTGGTGAGGGGAGTACTCGGGAATGGCTGCCATTGCTGGCATACTCGCCATCCCTGCGGGGCGGGCGCTTGGCGGACAGGTCAACGCTGGCCGACATCGCAGCAACGATTCAGGACGTTCTTGGCTTAGCTGACGACCAAGCGCGCGGTTACGGTCACAGCTTCCGCTCCTTGCTGCTTTAG
- the msrB gene encoding peptide-methionine (R)-S-oxide reductase MsrB has product MEKKNLREKLTPIQYAVTQEAATERPFTGKYDQFDQPGIYVDVVSGEPLFSSLDKYDSGCGWPAFTKPLARRAVKEKRDQSFGMERTEVRSREADSHLGHVFTDGPQERGGLRYCINSAALRFIPADQLEAAGYGEYVRLFKQ; this is encoded by the coding sequence ATGGAGAAAAAGAACCTGCGTGAAAAGTTAACCCCCATCCAGTATGCCGTTACCCAGGAAGCCGCTACGGAACGGCCCTTTACTGGCAAGTACGACCAGTTTGACCAGCCGGGGATCTACGTCGACGTGGTGAGCGGTGAGCCGCTGTTTTCGTCACTGGACAAGTATGATTCTGGCTGCGGTTGGCCGGCCTTTACGAAGCCGCTGGCCCGGCGTGCCGTTAAGGAAAAACGCGACCAGTCGTTTGGGATGGAACGAACGGAGGTGCGCAGTCGGGAGGCGGATTCGCACCTCGGCCATGTCTTTACCGATGGGCCCCAGGAACGTGGGGGCCTGCGTTACTGCATCAATTCCGCGGCACTGCGCTTTATTCCAGCTGACCAGCTCGAAGCTGCCGGTTATGGTGAGTACGTGCGTTTATTTAAACAATGA
- a CDS encoding PTS transporter subunit IIC — MIFIIALCLRVPVKTAVRSGLYAGVGLTGFSWIIGEFTPVVTKIIRQMVDNSGIHLPVVDIGWQAGSLASFGSSVGLTFFVFGLVAEFILFAVGITKVFMPSNLWNNFGFMIWGTVAYYVTKNYWLALGLSFFMLLYSLLLAEIQADSWSRYYKVNNATVCAPHNIVQTVPAILLDPLWNLLGFNKVKFTPQSLQQRLGILGEPTALGAILGLIIGILGNLNRLGSYQAWAQILQFAVQLSAVMTIFPLVTNVFAKAFTPLADSIDQHRQRNAGSSASADSVNDRKRWFLAVDDGVGYGESATIISGMILIPIMVALAFILPGNRTLPVVDLISLPFMVESIVALTNGNILKVIANGIVWFSIGLYCSSWSAAMYTGALRHYGAVIPAGIVLVTSINLMARPLNALVFAAFISQNPYLIGSCIVVYLVLLVALRRYRPQIWRYLRRMADANVGTVTAKDKHV; from the coding sequence ATGATCTTCATTATCGCCCTCTGCCTGCGGGTGCCGGTTAAAACAGCCGTCCGTTCCGGCCTTTACGCTGGGGTCGGGCTCACCGGCTTTTCCTGGATTATCGGCGAATTCACCCCGGTAGTCACCAAGATTATCCGGCAGATGGTCGATAATTCCGGTATTCATCTACCCGTCGTTGATATCGGCTGGCAGGCTGGCTCACTCGCCAGCTTCGGTTCCTCGGTTGGGCTGACCTTTTTCGTTTTTGGTTTGGTTGCTGAGTTTATCCTCTTCGCGGTGGGCATCACCAAGGTGTTTATGCCTTCTAACCTCTGGAACAATTTTGGCTTTATGATCTGGGGAACGGTTGCGTACTACGTTACCAAAAACTACTGGCTAGCCCTGGGCCTGTCGTTTTTCATGCTCCTCTACTCCCTGCTGCTGGCAGAAATTCAGGCTGATAGCTGGTCCCGTTACTACAAAGTCAATAACGCGACTGTCTGTGCGCCCCACAACATCGTCCAGACGGTCCCAGCCATCCTTCTGGACCCGCTCTGGAACCTGCTCGGCTTTAACAAGGTGAAGTTCACCCCGCAGAGTCTCCAGCAACGGTTGGGCATTTTAGGTGAGCCAACCGCGCTGGGGGCAATCCTCGGGCTGATTATCGGGATCCTCGGCAACCTTAACCGGCTGGGCAGCTACCAGGCCTGGGCCCAAATTTTACAGTTCGCCGTCCAACTATCCGCCGTAATGACGATTTTCCCCCTGGTCACCAACGTCTTTGCTAAAGCCTTCACCCCATTGGCAGATAGCATTGACCAGCACCGGCAGCGAAACGCTGGAAGTTCTGCTTCCGCTGATTCAGTCAACGATCGCAAGCGCTGGTTTTTGGCCGTTGACGACGGGGTAGGTTATGGTGAGTCAGCAACCATCATTTCGGGGATGATCCTGATTCCAATCATGGTTGCCCTGGCCTTTATCCTTCCTGGCAACCGAACTCTGCCAGTCGTCGACCTTATCTCCCTGCCGTTCATGGTGGAATCGATTGTCGCCCTCACCAACGGTAATATTCTCAAGGTCATCGCTAACGGAATCGTCTGGTTCAGCATCGGCTTGTACTGTTCCAGCTGGTCGGCTGCGATGTATACCGGAGCCCTCAGACACTACGGCGCCGTAATTCCCGCGGGGATCGTCCTCGTTACCAGCATCAACCTGATGGCCCGGCCGCTGAACGCCCTGGTTTTCGCCGCGTTCATCTCCCAAAACCCGTACCTGATTGGCAGCTGCATCGTGGTTTACCTAGTCCTCCTAGTAGCCCTCCGCCGCTACCGACCCCAAATCTGGCGCTACCTTCGCCGGATGGCCGATGCGAATGTCGGCACCGTGACGGCAAAAGATAAGCACGTTTAA
- a CDS encoding ArgE/DapE family deacylase, translated as MKASEQVQVLQDLIRIHSANGNEIEVATYLKQLLAEHGIAAQIDEFGDRRANLTAQIGRGSDDRVLGLTGHMDTVAVNSPKSWQHDPFGGEIVGERLYGRGAADMKSGLAAEVLALIELQEAGELPNGTVKLIATAGEELGTPGANRLASQGAANELSALVVGEPTGGNVIFAHSGSLNYEVTSTGKTAHSSMPAQGINAITGLVKFIEAESSLFADAPVDPYLGKVQHSVTVIEGGHQVNSIPDTAKLEGNIRPTPACDNQEVAARLNRVIDQINHQTPFHLKLNIFWDYHPISTDPNSDFVQSALRAAQRFFPHPVTTGIINGATDASVFRRQRPDLPVIVLGSDAWDVAHATDEYTTIPTYLATVKTYKQIIRDFF; from the coding sequence ATGAAAGCAAGCGAACAGGTGCAGGTTCTGCAAGATTTGATTCGGATTCATTCCGCCAATGGCAACGAAATTGAGGTAGCAACCTACCTGAAACAGCTACTGGCAGAACACGGAATTGCCGCTCAAATTGACGAATTTGGCGACCGCCGGGCAAACCTGACGGCCCAAATCGGCCGGGGCAGTGATGACCGGGTCCTCGGCCTGACCGGCCACATGGATACCGTTGCCGTCAACAGCCCCAAGAGCTGGCAGCACGACCCCTTCGGTGGGGAAATTGTCGGCGAGCGGCTTTACGGTCGGGGCGCGGCGGACATGAAGAGTGGCCTGGCCGCCGAAGTGTTAGCACTGATTGAACTCCAAGAGGCCGGCGAACTGCCGAACGGGACCGTCAAGCTGATTGCCACTGCTGGTGAAGAACTCGGCACCCCGGGAGCGAACCGCTTAGCCAGCCAGGGCGCAGCGAACGAGCTCAGTGCCCTGGTTGTCGGCGAGCCCACCGGCGGGAACGTTATCTTCGCCCACTCCGGCAGCCTCAACTACGAGGTTACCAGCACTGGCAAGACGGCCCACAGCTCGATGCCGGCCCAGGGAATCAACGCCATCACCGGACTGGTAAAGTTCATCGAAGCCGAAAGCAGCCTGTTCGCTGACGCTCCCGTTGACCCCTACCTCGGCAAGGTCCAGCACAGCGTCACCGTGATTGAAGGTGGGCACCAGGTCAACAGCATCCCCGATACCGCGAAGTTGGAGGGGAACATCCGCCCCACCCCGGCCTGTGATAACCAGGAAGTTGCGGCCCGGCTTAACCGGGTGATTGACCAGATCAACCACCAAACTCCCTTTCACTTGAAGCTAAATATTTTCTGGGACTATCACCCCATCAGCACGGACCCCAATAGTGACTTTGTCCAGTCAGCGCTCCGGGCTGCTCAGCGTTTCTTCCCCCACCCGGTCACGACCGGAATCATCAATGGGGCAACGGACGCCAGCGTTTTCCGTCGCCAACGGCCAGACCTGCCCGTCATCGTCCTCGGCAGTGACGCCTGGGACGTAGCGCACGCGACTGACGAGTACACGACGATTCCTACTTACCTCGCGACGGTGAAGACCTACAAGCAGATTATCAGGGACTTTTTCTAA
- a CDS encoding methionine ABC transporter permease has protein sequence MSSFLPNVVQLGWGGDNGWGTSIGQTIYMTVWPAIIGGLIGLAFGVALVVTEPGGILENRLLFNICDKVVSVFRAIPFIILLAFIAPVTQAIVGTQIGTTAALVPLSIGFFAFYARQVQVALKSVDQGKIEAAQAIGSTNKDIIFDVYLRESRSELVRVSTVSLISLVSLTAMAGAIGAGGLGNTAISYGYDRFNNDVTLVATLLVLLFVLIIQVIGDLLAKKLNHQDR, from the coding sequence ATGAGTAGTTTTTTACCAAACGTCGTACAGCTCGGCTGGGGAGGCGATAACGGCTGGGGAACCTCCATCGGCCAAACCATTTACATGACCGTCTGGCCAGCAATTATCGGCGGCCTGATCGGGCTTGCCTTTGGGGTGGCCCTGGTCGTCACCGAACCCGGGGGCATTCTGGAAAATCGCCTACTCTTTAACATCTGTGACAAAGTGGTTTCAGTTTTCCGGGCCATTCCGTTCATCATCTTACTGGCCTTTATTGCCCCAGTGACCCAGGCAATCGTGGGGACCCAGATTGGGACCACGGCCGCCCTGGTTCCCCTGTCGATCGGCTTTTTCGCCTTTTACGCCCGGCAGGTCCAGGTGGCGCTCAAGAGCGTTGACCAGGGGAAGATTGAAGCGGCCCAAGCGATTGGGTCGACAAATAAGGACATTATCTTTGACGTCTACCTCCGCGAATCACGTTCTGAGCTAGTCCGGGTCTCCACCGTTTCCCTGATTAGTCTGGTCAGCCTAACCGCCATGGCCGGAGCAATCGGTGCCGGCGGCTTAGGTAACACCGCCATCTCCTACGGTTACGACCGGTTCAACAACGACGTTACCCTGGTTGCGACCCTGCTGGTCCTCTTGTTCGTTCTGATTATCCAAGTCATTGGCGACCTGCTAGCCAAGAAGCTCAACCACCAGGACCGCTAA
- a CDS encoding methionine ABC transporter ATP-binding protein: MANPIIDLQDIDVTFKQGKEVVHAVKDVSLSIEKGDIYGIVGYSGAGKSTLVRTINLLQKPTDGTVTIDGDVFFKDHQQQLSNKELQKKRRSIGMIFQHFNLLNETSVIENVLFALKHSDLDDDAQEKKAYELLELVGLKDKAEFYPVQLSGGEQQRVSIARALANDPAILISDEATSALDPQNTNQILDLLKKLNTELDLTVVLITHEMDAVKRVANKISVMEHGQIIERGPLQKVFLQPQRELTRQFVGGSLAAIDTLKAFNLDQLGPDEDLFQLVYNGNNVTKSIIIELYKQLGVEASMLYGNIEILGGEPVGTLFVVVKGDEQQRQVAVKFLQDSKVTVTKIDDRRIWHE, encoded by the coding sequence ATGGCGAACCCAATTATTGACTTACAAGACATTGACGTCACCTTCAAGCAGGGCAAAGAAGTTGTCCACGCGGTCAAAGATGTGTCGTTATCAATCGAAAAGGGCGATATTTACGGTATCGTCGGCTACTCCGGGGCCGGGAAATCGACCCTCGTGCGGACTATCAACCTCTTGCAAAAGCCGACTGATGGCACCGTGACCATCGACGGCGACGTCTTTTTCAAGGACCACCAGCAACAGTTGTCCAACAAGGAACTGCAGAAAAAACGGCGGTCCATCGGGATGATTTTCCAGCACTTCAACCTCTTGAACGAAACCTCAGTGATTGAAAACGTCCTCTTCGCGCTCAAACACAGCGACCTGGACGACGATGCCCAGGAAAAGAAGGCTTACGAGCTACTCGAACTGGTCGGCCTAAAAGACAAGGCAGAATTCTACCCTGTCCAGCTGTCCGGTGGCGAACAGCAGCGGGTTTCCATCGCCCGGGCACTGGCCAACGATCCGGCCATCTTAATTTCGGACGAAGCGACGTCAGCCCTCGACCCGCAAAATACTAACCAGATTTTGGACCTGCTCAAGAAGCTCAACACCGAACTAGACTTAACGGTGGTCCTGATCACCCACGAGATGGACGCCGTCAAGCGGGTTGCAAACAAGATCTCAGTCATGGAACACGGGCAAATCATCGAACGGGGTCCCCTGCAAAAGGTCTTCTTGCAGCCGCAACGGGAATTGACCCGGCAGTTCGTCGGCGGGTCCTTGGCCGCCATCGACACCCTCAAGGCCTTCAACCTCGACCAGCTCGGCCCTGACGAGGACCTCTTCCAGCTGGTCTACAACGGCAACAACGTCACCAAGTCAATCATTATCGAGCTCTACAAGCAGCTCGGCGTGGAAGCAAGTATGCTTTACGGGAACATCGAAATCCTTGGTGGTGAGCCGGTCGGTACCCTGTTTGTCGTCGTTAAGGGCGATGAGCAGCAGCGCCAAGTCGCGGTTAAGTTCCTGCAAGACAGTAAGGTTACCGTAACGAAGATTGATGATAGGAGGATTTGGCATGAGTAG
- a CDS encoding MetQ/NlpA family ABC transporter substrate-binding protein, with the protein MKRRKKRNAIIWAVVVVVVLIAGYFSFVRPQQQAAKTVTVGIMASSKADDHIWNSVAETAKDKYGVTVKFRRFTDYNQPNKALENGDVDLNAFQHKLFLQTWNKAHHTDIVALGDTFITPIRVYSNKYKNIKDLPDGATVAVPNDASNESRALFALKNAGLFNLKKGTKLATASSITDNKKNIKIKELAADQTARSLDDVDAAVVNTNYAQAAGLNYKKAIFVEPINQDSKQWVNIIAVQKKNKNNKAYKDVVKAYQTEKTKQLIKKYYGSSEIPAWDLNFNK; encoded by the coding sequence ATGAAGAGAAGAAAGAAACGCAATGCAATTATTTGGGCAGTGGTCGTCGTGGTCGTTCTGATCGCGGGTTACTTTAGTTTTGTCCGGCCACAGCAACAGGCCGCTAAGACCGTGACGGTCGGAATCATGGCTAGCTCCAAGGCCGATGATCACATCTGGAATTCGGTTGCCGAAACCGCCAAGGACAAGTATGGGGTAACGGTTAAGTTCCGGCGCTTCACCGATTACAACCAGCCAAACAAGGCTCTGGAAAATGGCGATGTTGACCTGAACGCTTTCCAGCATAAATTGTTCCTGCAAACCTGGAACAAGGCTCACCACACCGACATCGTCGCTCTCGGTGACACGTTCATCACCCCAATCCGGGTCTACTCCAACAAGTACAAGAACATTAAGGACCTGCCAGACGGCGCAACCGTGGCAGTACCAAACGATGCTTCCAACGAATCCCGGGCCCTCTTCGCACTGAAGAACGCTGGCCTCTTCAACTTAAAGAAGGGAACTAAGCTGGCAACCGCCTCCTCCATCACTGATAACAAGAAGAACATCAAGATCAAGGAACTGGCTGCCGACCAAACTGCCCGCTCCCTGGACGATGTCGACGCCGCTGTGGTGAACACCAACTACGCTCAGGCAGCCGGCCTGAACTACAAGAAGGCGATCTTCGTGGAACCAATCAACCAGGATTCCAAGCAGTGGGTCAACATTATCGCGGTTCAGAAGAAGAACAAGAACAACAAGGCTTACAAGGACGTTGTGAAGGCTTACCAGACTGAAAAGACGAAGCAGCTGATCAAGAAGTACTACGGCTCATCCGAAATTCCAGCCTGGGATCTCAACTTTAACAAGTAG
- a CDS encoding LacI family DNA-binding transcriptional regulator: protein MKKQAVKLEDVAAVAGVSKTTVSRVLNHRGYLSQGTIDRVHQAMQELHYRPNVIARQLFQQKTNLVGLVFPTVDNPFFAQLEAQLDQELYRQGYRVLMGNSQNNPEREEAYLRQLLNGQVDGLIVGAHNEGIKQYRDTQLPIVSIERWVSKDIPVVAADNYAGGRMATQRLLDDGCQHIIHTNYPHGLPSPNLERRRAYEELMQARHRPAITYEVNFDSTDEEKQAIFNRLFTEHPEVDGVFADNDTNASLIIQVARKRGRHIPHDLKVVGFDGANMTRTLLPELTTIQQPIDEMAKRAVELLQKRIAGEQATGSVQLPVKLIDGGTA from the coding sequence ATGAAAAAACAAGCAGTAAAGTTAGAAGACGTGGCCGCGGTCGCTGGGGTTTCCAAAACCACGGTTTCCCGGGTGCTTAATCACCGGGGCTACCTGAGCCAGGGGACAATCGATAGGGTCCACCAGGCGATGCAGGAGCTCCACTACCGGCCTAACGTCATCGCCCGGCAGCTCTTCCAGCAGAAGACTAACCTGGTCGGGCTAGTCTTTCCGACGGTCGATAACCCCTTCTTTGCCCAGCTGGAGGCTCAGCTGGACCAGGAACTCTACCGGCAGGGCTACCGGGTCCTGATGGGCAACAGTCAAAATAATCCTGAGCGGGAAGAGGCCTACTTGCGCCAGCTGCTCAATGGACAGGTCGATGGTCTGATCGTTGGGGCCCACAACGAAGGCATTAAGCAGTACCGGGATACCCAGTTGCCGATTGTTTCGATTGAACGCTGGGTGAGCAAGGATATTCCGGTGGTGGCGGCGGATAACTATGCCGGTGGCAGGATGGCTACGCAACGGCTGCTAGATGATGGCTGCCAGCATATTATCCATACTAATTATCCCCACGGCTTGCCGTCACCAAACCTGGAGCGCCGGCGGGCTTATGAAGAATTAATGCAGGCCCGGCACCGCCCGGCGATTACTTATGAGGTCAACTTTGACAGTACCGATGAGGAGAAACAGGCGATTTTTAACCGGCTCTTTACCGAGCATCCGGAAGTTGACGGCGTGTTTGCCGATAACGATACTAACGCGAGCCTGATTATCCAGGTTGCACGGAAACGGGGCCGTCATATTCCCCATGATTTAAAGGTAGTCGGCTTCGATGGGGCCAACATGACCCGGACCCTGCTGCCAGAGTTAACCACAATTCAGCAGCCAATCGACGAGATGGCGAAGCGGGCGGTAGAACTTTTACAGAAACGAATTGCCGGTGAACAGGCCACTGGTTCTGTGCAGCTCCCAGTTAAGCTAATTGACGGGGGAACAGCTTGA
- a CDS encoding VOC family protein, which produces MAFNKSLAGYFDDLAHVGIPTDDLPKTIAFWEKLGFKKQGQFDTDDQGHQVVFMKYGHLMLEIWDSDGAVHQTGAINHISLNVEDADGAFKAAKEEGFNVKEDEVQHLDFWKHGIKFFNIVGPNDETVEFCEVVKG; this is translated from the coding sequence ATGGCATTCAATAAGAGCCTTGCCGGGTATTTTGATGATTTAGCACACGTGGGGATTCCGACCGATGACCTGCCAAAGACAATTGCCTTTTGGGAAAAACTGGGTTTTAAGAAGCAGGGGCAGTTTGACACCGATGACCAGGGCCACCAGGTAGTCTTTATGAAGTATGGTCATTTAATGTTAGAAATCTGGGATAGCGATGGCGCCGTTCACCAAACCGGGGCGATTAACCATATTTCCCTGAACGTCGAGGATGCGGATGGCGCGTTCAAGGCGGCTAAGGAAGAGGGCTTCAACGTCAAGGAAGATGAAGTGCAACACCTCGATTTCTGGAAGCACGGCATCAAGTTCTTTAACATCGTTGGGCCAAACGACGAAACGGTTGAATTTTGTGAAGTAGTCAAGGGCTAG